CCATTACCTCAGGATTATGACCACGAATTTAACAATTAATCCTAAAGAAGGTTATGCATATCTATTCAACCATTTTATTGAAGATGGGTTTATCTTTTATAAATTTTATCTTTGTAAAAACATTCATCGTATTCGTTACTAATTTATGAAGCAAGGAATTTGCCTGTTAAGCGTGGCCGGGCTAAGGTCAGAACCTGATTCCCGAAGCGAATTGGTCAGCCAGCTTGTGTTTGGCGACCTTTTTGAGATTGTTGACGATCAAAAAGACTGGCTGCAGATTCGTATGCTTTACGACCATTACCTGGGATGGGTTAGTGCCAACCAGGTGCAATTGCTTACTGATTCCGATTTTTCTGATCTGCAGCAAAGCCCGCAAACCATCAATACCGACTTGATCAAGTTGATTGAAGACCGCACCCAGAATACAAGTTTTCCTATAGGTGCCGGAAGTACATTCTATTTTTACGAAGCGGGCAATCTCAGCGTGGCAGGAAAAGTCTTCCAATACAACGGAGCCGTAAACCAGGAATTTCCAGCCAAGCCATCTCTACTCACTGAATATGCCCTGCTATTTCTGAATACACCCTATTTGTGGGGAGGACGATCGCCCTTTGGAATCGATTGTTCAGGTTTCATGCAGTTGGTCTTCAAGATGGGAGGAATAAAAATTCCCCGCGACGCTGCTGTGCAAGCCACACAAGGCGATACCATCCACCTGATCAATGAAGCATTGCCTGGCGACCTGTTGTTTTTCGACAATGAAGAGCAGCAAATCACCCATGTGGGCATGCTGATCAACGAAGGCCACATCATTCACGCCCATGGGAAAGTACGGGTTGATCTGATCGATCACAATGGCATTTTCAGCCGCGATATCAGGAGATACACCCATTCGCTCAGGCTAATCAAAAGAATTAAGCCAAACCCAAACAATATTTTGGGTTAAATGTTCCTCTTATGGCTTTTTTTGCAAAATAGCTGAAATAATCGGCTAATTTTTTGTATTTTTGCGCCCTGAAAATCCGAAAGGTCCCTTATGATAAAAATAACATTTCCAGATAATTCCGTACGCGAATATCGTGAAGGTATAACAGGTTTGGAGATCGCACAAAGCATCAGCGAGGGTTTGGCCCGTAAAGTGCTTTCCATTAGCGTCAATGGCGAAGTGAAAGATCTCACCCGCCCCATCCATCAAGATGCCCGCATTAAACTGCATACCTGGGAAGAGGAAGAAGGCAAGGCTACCATGTGGCACTCGTCGGCTCACATCATGGCTAGCGCGATCGAGTCGCTTTACCCCGGCACCAAATTTGGCATCGGGCCCGATATCGAAAACGGTTTCTATTACGACATCGATCTGGGTGACCAAGTCCTTTCGAGTAACGATTTTGAAAAGATTGAAAAGAAAATGCTTGAGATCGCTCGCGAGAAGCAGCCCTTTGTGCGCCGCGAAGTCCCCAAGCAGGAAGCCCTGGATTTCTATTCCAATAAAGGCGATGAATACAAGGTTGACCTGATCAGTGATCTGGAAGATGGCACCATCAGTTTCTACGAATCGGGCGATTTTACAGATCTGTGCCGCGGCCCTCACCTGCCCGACACCAGCCCCATCAAAGCCGTTAAATTGCTGGCCCTGGCCGGCGCCTACTGGCGTGGCGACGAAAGCCGCAAACAGCTTACCCGCGTTTACGGTATCACCTTCCCAAAGCAGAAAGACCTGGATGAATACCTGGTGATGCTTGAGGAAGCCAAAAAACGTGACCACCGCAAGATAGGCAAGGAGCTCGAACTGTTTGCCTTCTCGGCAAACGTGGGACAGGGACTCCCCCTCTGGCTGCCCAAGGGCGCCGAACTGTGCGAGAACCTCGAGAAATTCCTGAAAAAGGTACAGCGCAAGGCAGGTTATCTGCCTGTAATCACCCCGCACATCGGAGGCAAAAACCTCTACATGACCAGCGGCCACTATGAGAAATACGGCAAAGATTCATTCCAGCCCATTTCAACTCCGGCCGAAGGCGAAGAGTTCATGCTAAAACCCATGAACTGCCCCCACCACTGCGAGATTTATAAAACCAAACAATACAGTTACAAAGACCTGCCCGTGCGCTTTGCCGAGTTTGGAACGGTTTACCGTTACGAACAAAGCGGTGAATTGCATGGACTGACCCGCGTAAGGGGTTTTACCCAAGACGATGCGCACATCTTCTGCCGCCCCGACCAGGTGAAGGAAGAGTTCACCAAGGTGATCGACATCGTGCTGTATATTTTCAATGCCCTTGATTTTAAGGATTACAGCGTTCAGATCTCCCTCCGCGATCCCGACAACCACGAAAAATACATTGGCACCGACGAGAACTGGGAGAAAGCTGAACAGGCCATCATCGAGGCAACCCGCGAAAAAGGCCTGCAGGCAACCATCGTGCCCGGCGAAGCCGCATTTTACGGGCCCAAACTCGACTTCATGGTGAAGGATGCCCTGGGCCGCAAATGGCAGCTGGGTACCATTCAGGTAGACTACAACCTGCCCGAACGCTTCGAACTCGAATATATCGGAAGCGACAACCAGAAGCACCGCCCCGTGATGATTCACAGGGCTCCCTTTGGTTCAATGGAGCGCTTCGTTGCTGTTCTGATTGAACATTGCGCCGGTAATTTCCCCCTTTGGCTTGCCCCCGATCAGGCTATCATCCTGCCTATCAGCGACAAGTATCAGATTTATGCAAAAAAAGTTTTAAATTTGCTGAATAATGCCGAAATTCGCACCCTCATTGACGAGCGCAGTGAAAAAACCGGCAAAAAGATCCGGGATGCCGAGACACGCAAGATTCCCTACATGTTGATTGTCGGAGAGAAGGAAGAAACAGATGGCACGGTTTCTGTAAGGAAACATGGCCATGGTGATCTTGGAACCTTCACCATAGCAGAATTTGTTAAATTGATTCAGGAAGACATCAATAGTGTCACTGAATTTTAATGCATTAATATTCACTAAACATAGGAGGAACGAAGTATAGCAGCACCATTCAAACCCCGCCCCGGTGGCAGGCGCTTTGTAAAAAAAGAAGACCCGCATGCCATTAACGAAAAGATCAAGGCACCCGTGGTAAGGGTGGTTGGCGACAATGTTGAACCCGCCATTATCCCTATCAGGGAGGCACTGGCGATGGCCGAAGCACAAGGTTATGACCTGGTGGAGATCGCTCCAACAGCCAACCCGCCCGTGTGCAAAATCATGGATTACAAAAAGTTTCTTTACGAACAGAAAAAGAAACAAAAAGAAATTAAGGCCAATGCCGCCAAAATTGTTGTCAAAGAAATCAGGCTAGGGCCCAACACCGACGAACACGACTTTAACTTTAAACTGAAGCATGGCATCAAATTCCTTGAGGAAGGCGCCAAACTGAAGGTATACGTTTTCTTCAAAGGCCGCTCCATCATTTACAAGGAACAGGGTGAAGTTATCCTGCTGCGCTTTGCCCAGGAAGTGGAAGAAATCGGAAAAGTTGAACAGATGCCCAAACTTGAGGGAAAACGAATGATCATGCTGATCGCTCCCAAGAAATCACCAAAGAAAAACTAATGTTCATTGTTTAATAACCCGTAAATTGTTTTGTAATGCCTAAGATGAAAACCAAATCCGGAGCAAAGAAGCGTTTCACGCTTACCGCTACCGGACGCGTGAAGCGTAAACATGCATACAAGAGTCACATTCTGACCAAGAAAACCACTAAGCAGAAAAGAAACCTGACTCAAACCGGCTTGGTTAGCAAGGCCGACGAGAAGAACATCAAAGCGATGCTCGTAAAGTAAACACCATTTTAAAAAACCTTTGTTTAGCCAAAAAAGACTTTCCCGCGTGAGGAAAGCGCTAAACGAACAAAAAACGAAAAATTATGCCAAGATCAGTTAACAAAGTTGCTTCGAGAGCGAAACGCAAGAAGCTGCTGAAACTCACCAAAGGATACTTTGGGGGTCGTAAAAACTTATTAACCGTAGCCAAGAATACCTGGGAAAAAGGACAAACCTATGCCTACCGCGACAGGCGCAACAAGAAAAGGGAATTCCGCAAACTGTGGATCCAACGCATCAACGCAGGTGCAAGGCAGTATGGCTTGAGCTACTCGCAATTTATCGGTAAATTAAACGCCAAGGATATCCAGATCAACCGCAAGGTCCTTGCCGATCTGGCCATGAACAATCCCGAGGCTTTCAAAGCTATCGTCGATTCTGTCCAGGACTAAATTTAAAAGAACATTAGTGAGAAGGGAGCCCAAAAAGCTCCCTTTTTTTATTCTATCCTGCTTGGTTAAACGGGTGAGGCAAAGGGCCTTCGTGCCCATGCAGCCATCATCCTGTCCTTACTGAGCCTATTTCAATACATTTTTCATTCTTCATTTTTAATTTTTCATTTTTCCCTTTCCACCCTCCACTGACCTGCCACAGACCTACCACGGTCGTGTGTTCTCGAACCTTACACGACCATGGTACGAGCATGGTATGGAGGAGGTATTAAATTGTTCGTCAAACAAATACCCTTTTAAGATAAAATAAATTATTGCCTGAAAAACAAAAGAAATAAATGGTCAGATGCTATAACCCGTTCTGAACCAGCAGATTAATTAATAAAATCTTGGCTTAAAAGAAATGATTTCTTACCGCAGTCTTTTCCATGACAGGGAAGTTTGCCCCTACCCTTTTTCGATCAGGGCCAGAAACTCACTGATCATCATAGCGGTGGCACCCCAGATAACCTGCTCGTTGATCACGTAACAAGGGGTTTGAAGGCGATATCCCCCAATGAGGGTCAGTTCACGGGTTTGACAATGGGTTGGCTGAAAGAAATCACTCAGTTCAATTTCCAGGATACTTTCCACTTCCAGCGGATCGGCAATAAACTGCGGGCGCTCCATGGTTATTCCCACGTAAGGGCTTACAATGTAATTGCTTGGAGGGATAAACAGGTCGGAAAGTTTCCCCACCATTTCGACGGAACCAGGGTGTACTCCAACCTCTTCGTGGGTTTCGCGAAGAGCGGTGAATTCGAGGCCCGGGTCATTGGGTTCGAAGCGTCCGCCGGGGAAGGCGATCTGCCCGCTGTGGGCGCCGTTGTATTGAGGCCGCTGGATAAAGACAGTAGACGTATTGCCATTGGCAAGCGGATAGAAAAGAAACAGCACTGCGCTTTGGGTGGCCCCTTTGCCCTTGCCCAGCGACATGATTTCCTGCTTACGGTTGGTGGGTGCCATCCTGAGCTGTGACTCCATCCCTGGAAGCTGGTGGAAGGGCAGGCTGCGCAAAAAAGGGACAAAAGCGCTGAATTTGGTTATCCTGTCGGGAATGATGCTATTTTGAACAACAGACATAAAGGGACTATGAAAAAATCAAAAGGCGTACATTTGCAGAAACAGGGTAAAATTACCCCAATTCTGTTAAAGCAACAATGAAGACCTCCGCTTTGTTTGCCCGTCTTGCACTTCTTTGTTTCCTGCTTATGAGCGGGATAGCTTCCTGCAGCCTTTTTTCAGGAAAAGAAGAGCAAAACCCAGGCTACCAGCTTTCGCAGGAGGAACTGGCACTGCTTCAGCCGGGTGATTTGATCTTAAGGCAAGGTTTCGGGGTGGTAAGCCAGGCCATTCGCGAATACCTGGACGAAGACATCAGGGTCTCGCACGTGGCCTTGCTGAGCCTTGACCCAAAAGATGGCTGGCAGGTCGTTCAGTCCATTTCCCAAAGGGTTTCGAAGGTGGATGGTGTGCAAAAGCAAGACCT
This DNA window, taken from Bacteroides sp., encodes the following:
- the thrS gene encoding threonine--tRNA ligase encodes the protein MIKITFPDNSVREYREGITGLEIAQSISEGLARKVLSISVNGEVKDLTRPIHQDARIKLHTWEEEEGKATMWHSSAHIMASAIESLYPGTKFGIGPDIENGFYYDIDLGDQVLSSNDFEKIEKKMLEIAREKQPFVRREVPKQEALDFYSNKGDEYKVDLISDLEDGTISFYESGDFTDLCRGPHLPDTSPIKAVKLLALAGAYWRGDESRKQLTRVYGITFPKQKDLDEYLVMLEEAKKRDHRKIGKELELFAFSANVGQGLPLWLPKGAELCENLEKFLKKVQRKAGYLPVITPHIGGKNLYMTSGHYEKYGKDSFQPISTPAEGEEFMLKPMNCPHHCEIYKTKQYSYKDLPVRFAEFGTVYRYEQSGELHGLTRVRGFTQDDAHIFCRPDQVKEEFTKVIDIVLYIFNALDFKDYSVQISLRDPDNHEKYIGTDENWEKAEQAIIEATREKGLQATIVPGEAAFYGPKLDFMVKDALGRKWQLGTIQVDYNLPERFELEYIGSDNQKHRPVMIHRAPFGSMERFVAVLIEHCAGNFPLWLAPDQAIILPISDKYQIYAKKVLNLLNNAEIRTLIDERSEKTGKKIRDAETRKIPYMLIVGEKEETDGTVSVRKHGHGDLGTFTIAEFVKLIQEDINSVTEF
- the rpmI gene encoding 50S ribosomal protein L35, whose protein sequence is MPKMKTKSGAKKRFTLTATGRVKRKHAYKSHILTKKTTKQKRNLTQTGLVSKADEKNIKAMLVK
- a CDS encoding C40 family peptidase, which translates into the protein MKQGICLLSVAGLRSEPDSRSELVSQLVFGDLFEIVDDQKDWLQIRMLYDHYLGWVSANQVQLLTDSDFSDLQQSPQTINTDLIKLIEDRTQNTSFPIGAGSTFYFYEAGNLSVAGKVFQYNGAVNQEFPAKPSLLTEYALLFLNTPYLWGGRSPFGIDCSGFMQLVFKMGGIKIPRDAAVQATQGDTIHLINEALPGDLLFFDNEEQQITHVGMLINEGHIIHAHGKVRVDLIDHNGIFSRDIRRYTHSLRLIKRIKPNPNNILG
- the rplT gene encoding 50S ribosomal protein L20, encoding MPRSVNKVASRAKRKKLLKLTKGYFGGRKNLLTVAKNTWEKGQTYAYRDRRNKKREFRKLWIQRINAGARQYGLSYSQFIGKLNAKDIQINRKVLADLAMNNPEAFKAIVDSVQD
- a CDS encoding CoA pyrophosphatase, giving the protein MSVVQNSIIPDRITKFSAFVPFLRSLPFHQLPGMESQLRMAPTNRKQEIMSLGKGKGATQSAVLFLFYPLANGNTSTVFIQRPQYNGAHSGQIAFPGGRFEPNDPGLEFTALRETHEEVGVHPGSVEMVGKLSDLFIPPSNYIVSPYVGITMERPQFIADPLEVESILEIELSDFFQPTHCQTRELTLIGGYRLQTPCYVINEQVIWGATAMMISEFLALIEKG
- the infC gene encoding translation initiation factor IF-3; its protein translation is MAAPFKPRPGGRRFVKKEDPHAINEKIKAPVVRVVGDNVEPAIIPIREALAMAEAQGYDLVEIAPTANPPVCKIMDYKKFLYEQKKKQKEIKANAAKIVVKEIRLGPNTDEHDFNFKLKHGIKFLEEGAKLKVYVFFKGRSIIYKEQGEVILLRFAQEVEEIGKVEQMPKLEGKRMIMLIAPKKSPKKN